The following coding sequences are from one Fimbriiglobus ruber window:
- the rnr gene encoding ribonuclease R, with product MSEPDLTARIIHALTRPSYTPVKPKVLAKRMNVTADEDYAEFRRTLRVLIRDGRVEVGRNNALRAADPYGSVVGTYRRTTSGLAFVRPTAPTADTGPDVRIRDGKELDASTGDEVLVKITRKATKLGGASGEVVRVLARATRTFVGTYFERDSQGLVRIDGTVFAHSVAVGDPGAKGAKPQDKVVVEMLRFPTADDRGEGVIAEVLGPLSQPGVDLLSIIRAFGLPEEFPPEALEEARARADQFRDDDLDGREDFTNDVIITVDPVDARDFDDAVSVTIDPKTKHWVLTVHIADVSHFAKPGGPLDSEARKRATSVYLPRKVIPMFPEVISNGLASLQQGKLRYVKTVRMEFTQNLQKGHVSFFNGAIRVRKRFTYEQVGDVLATMSPSGTNVTPDKPLPAPPADGVEVDPDVLALLRRMRDLAMMLRKKRFRRGALELSMPEAVLEYDADGRVNGAHFAVNDVSHQIIEEFMLAANEAVAEHFSRLEVPFLRRVHPAPKEEKLQQFAAFAGLLGYPLERSDDRFELQRVLRATADKPERAAIHYSMLRSLKQASYSPVQDQHYALASQDYCHFTSPIRRYPDLQVHRLLDRWIRTGKASADVAELTVLGDHCSKMERRAETAERELVKLKLLQYLSTRLGEKLDAVITGVADYGFFAQAERFPAEGLVHISSLTDDYYHYEEDHHALFGSRSKKRYRLGDRVRVVVARVDIQRRMLDFRLAPDQPAPADRPRPGREPEQSERKKGKRRKKD from the coding sequence ATGTCCGAACCCGACCTGACCGCGCGAATCATTCACGCCCTGACCCGGCCCAGCTACACCCCGGTGAAGCCGAAGGTGTTGGCCAAGCGGATGAACGTCACCGCGGACGAGGACTACGCCGAATTTCGGCGGACCCTCCGCGTGCTGATCCGCGACGGCCGCGTCGAGGTCGGCCGGAACAACGCCCTTCGCGCCGCCGACCCGTATGGCAGCGTTGTCGGCACGTACCGCCGCACCACCTCCGGGCTGGCGTTCGTCCGCCCCACCGCCCCGACAGCGGACACCGGGCCGGACGTCCGCATCCGCGACGGCAAGGAACTCGACGCCTCGACCGGCGACGAAGTCCTGGTCAAGATCACGCGCAAGGCGACCAAACTGGGCGGGGCGTCCGGCGAGGTCGTCCGCGTCCTCGCGCGGGCCACGCGGACGTTCGTGGGCACGTACTTCGAGCGGGACAGCCAGGGGCTGGTGCGGATCGACGGAACCGTGTTCGCCCACTCCGTCGCCGTCGGCGATCCCGGCGCGAAGGGGGCGAAGCCGCAAGACAAGGTCGTGGTCGAGATGCTCCGCTTCCCGACGGCCGACGACCGCGGGGAAGGGGTAATCGCCGAGGTGCTGGGGCCGCTGTCGCAACCCGGCGTCGACCTGCTCTCGATCATCCGCGCGTTCGGGCTGCCCGAAGAGTTCCCACCCGAGGCGCTGGAAGAAGCCCGCGCCCGGGCGGACCAGTTTCGCGACGACGACCTCGACGGCCGCGAGGATTTCACGAACGACGTGATCATTACCGTCGACCCGGTCGACGCCCGGGACTTCGACGACGCCGTTTCCGTCACGATCGACCCGAAAACGAAGCACTGGGTGTTGACCGTCCACATCGCGGACGTGTCGCACTTTGCCAAGCCGGGCGGCCCGCTGGACTCCGAGGCCCGCAAGCGGGCGACCAGCGTTTATCTGCCGCGGAAGGTCATCCCGATGTTCCCGGAGGTGATCTCGAACGGCCTCGCGAGCCTACAGCAGGGCAAACTGCGGTACGTCAAAACCGTTCGCATGGAGTTCACCCAAAACCTGCAAAAGGGCCACGTCAGCTTTTTCAACGGTGCGATCCGCGTCCGCAAACGGTTCACTTACGAACAAGTGGGCGACGTCCTCGCAACCATGTCCCCGTCCGGGACGAACGTAACCCCAGACAAGCCCCTACCTGCTCCTCCAGCGGATGGCGTCGAGGTCGACCCCGACGTTCTCGCACTCCTCCGGCGGATGCGCGACCTGGCGATGATGCTGCGCAAGAAGCGGTTCCGCCGCGGGGCGCTGGAACTGAGCATGCCAGAAGCGGTGCTGGAGTACGACGCCGACGGGCGCGTGAACGGGGCGCACTTCGCCGTCAACGATGTGAGCCACCAGATCATCGAAGAGTTCATGCTGGCGGCGAACGAGGCGGTGGCCGAACATTTCTCGCGGCTCGAAGTGCCCTTCCTCCGCCGGGTCCACCCGGCCCCCAAGGAAGAAAAGCTGCAGCAGTTCGCCGCGTTCGCCGGCCTGCTCGGCTACCCACTGGAGCGGTCGGACGACCGGTTCGAGCTGCAGCGGGTGTTGCGGGCAACGGCCGACAAGCCCGAGCGGGCGGCCATCCACTATTCGATGCTCCGCAGCCTCAAGCAGGCTTCGTATTCCCCGGTCCAGGACCAGCACTACGCGCTGGCGAGCCAGGACTACTGCCACTTCACATCGCCGATCCGCCGGTACCCGGACCTGCAGGTCCACCGCCTGCTAGACCGCTGGATTCGGACCGGCAAGGCGTCGGCCGACGTGGCCGAGTTGACCGTCCTCGGCGACCACTGCTCGAAGATGGAGCGCCGCGCGGAGACGGCCGAGCGGGAGCTGGTGAAGCTTAAACTCCTGCAATACCTCAGCACCCGCCTCGGCGAGAAACTGGACGCCGTCATCACCGGCGTCGCGGACTACGGCTTTTTCGCCCAGGCCGAGCGGTTCCCGGCCGAGGGGTTGGTTCACATCTCGTCCCTGACCGATGACTATTACCACTACGAAGAAGACCACCACGCCCTGTTCGGCTCGCGGAGCAAGAAGCGGTACCGACTCGGCGACCGCGTCCGGGTGGTGGTAGCGCGGGTCGACATCCAGCGGCGGATGCTCGACTTCCGCCTCGCCCCCGACCAACCCGCCCCGGCTGACCGGCCGCGGCCGGGCCGCGAGCCGGAGCAGTCGGAGCGGAAGAAAGGCAAGCGGCGGAAGAAGGATTGA
- a CDS encoding class I SAM-dependent methyltransferase, with the protein MEKPIVVYHAAAMGNWQDVVTDQLALLRDCGHTEIRLSHVGHGLDWLLDRTARAGIDATLVRSDPNTDHYETFALMEIDRLAKEEKVNAPILYLHTKGVSAPHHYCKQKWRRLMEEYVVRRWRDNLAYLADHDVVGVNWWQDGESHFSGNFWIARPDWLRRLPPFAAFHEAKQRVRYSCEMWIGAAPGCRPKSLVCAGERFWEDHYDFDRWLNRAAVESHFTGPVAPIPAAVRALYEEYVGRVSSPDMAASWQTLAKLWSVAVERKARKILDLGSGVSSVVLRSLPHAPEVWSVDDHPGWLARTFLFLADRGIRTDRLVTLDTFSRTAPADFDLVFYDLGSIEKRVEMMGWAADRVRPGGVLLLDDYNRPSVAARAAEVLSGWRVEPLPETRDGYGRFAGLAARPRTDGGKTPVIIVCRDRLTDLLELVAWLERAGETNIVFLDNDSAYPPLVRYLEATRYTVIRTGRNAGHAAPWEYAREFMDVPYVVTDPDIVPVAECPLDAIVRFRKLLDLDPTADKVGFSLKIDDLPAHYTHAETARAWESKFWADYDSELGAYRAPIDTTFALYRPGAILNPSTPGWARALRTAPPYTARHMPWYVNSAEPTAEEVFYRVRMDRDVSHWNREDCPYPPQRASPDASFATRQELSDLASVNRTVPAGL; encoded by the coding sequence ATGGAGAAGCCGATCGTCGTTTACCACGCCGCGGCGATGGGAAATTGGCAGGACGTCGTGACCGACCAGCTCGCCCTCTTGCGGGATTGCGGGCACACCGAAATTCGCTTGTCCCACGTCGGGCACGGACTGGACTGGCTCCTTGACCGCACGGCCCGCGCGGGGATCGACGCGACACTCGTTCGGTCCGACCCGAACACCGATCACTACGAGACGTTCGCCCTGATGGAAATCGACCGGCTCGCGAAAGAAGAGAAGGTCAACGCTCCGATTCTGTACCTGCACACGAAAGGCGTATCCGCACCCCATCACTACTGTAAACAGAAGTGGCGGCGGCTCATGGAAGAGTACGTCGTCCGCCGGTGGCGGGACAACTTGGCTTATTTGGCGGACCACGACGTCGTCGGCGTGAACTGGTGGCAGGACGGGGAATCGCACTTTTCGGGCAACTTCTGGATCGCCCGGCCGGACTGGTTGCGTCGGCTTCCGCCGTTCGCCGCGTTCCATGAGGCGAAGCAGCGGGTCCGCTATTCGTGCGAAATGTGGATCGGGGCGGCGCCCGGGTGCCGGCCCAAATCGCTCGTCTGCGCGGGCGAGCGGTTTTGGGAGGACCACTACGATTTCGACCGGTGGCTCAACCGGGCCGCCGTGGAATCTCATTTTACCGGGCCCGTGGCTCCTATCCCCGCGGCCGTCCGGGCGTTGTACGAGGAGTACGTCGGCCGAGTGTCGTCGCCGGACATGGCCGCGTCCTGGCAGACGCTCGCAAAACTCTGGTCGGTGGCCGTGGAGCGCAAGGCCCGCAAGATACTCGACCTGGGTAGCGGGGTTTCGTCCGTGGTGCTGAGGAGTCTCCCGCACGCGCCCGAAGTCTGGTCCGTGGACGACCATCCCGGCTGGCTGGCACGGACATTCCTCTTTCTCGCTGATCGTGGAATCCGGACTGACCGTCTCGTGACACTCGACACGTTTTCCCGAACCGCGCCCGCGGATTTCGATCTCGTGTTCTACGACCTCGGGTCGATCGAAAAGCGAGTCGAGATGATGGGGTGGGCGGCCGACCGGGTTCGGCCGGGCGGCGTACTTCTCCTCGACGATTACAACCGTCCGTCCGTCGCGGCCCGGGCGGCCGAGGTGCTTTCGGGATGGCGCGTCGAGCCGCTGCCCGAAACCCGCGACGGGTACGGGCGGTTCGCCGGCCTGGCGGCCCGCCCCCGCACCGACGGCGGAAAGACGCCCGTCATCATCGTCTGTCGCGACCGACTGACCGACCTTCTGGAATTGGTGGCGTGGCTGGAACGGGCCGGGGAGACGAACATCGTCTTTCTCGACAACGACTCGGCTTACCCCCCGCTGGTGCGATACCTGGAGGCCACGCGGTACACGGTCATTCGCACCGGGAGGAACGCCGGCCACGCCGCGCCGTGGGAGTACGCCCGCGAGTTCATGGACGTGCCTTACGTCGTGACCGACCCGGACATCGTCCCGGTCGCGGAATGCCCGCTCGACGCGATCGTGCGGTTCCGGAAGCTACTCGACCTCGACCCGACGGCGGACAAGGTCGGGTTTTCTTTAAAGATCGACGACTTACCGGCTCACTACACTCATGCCGAGACCGCGCGGGCCTGGGAGTCAAAGTTCTGGGCCGACTACGACTCCGAACTCGGTGCGTACCGGGCTCCGATCGACACCACCTTCGCGCTCTACCGCCCGGGGGCCATCCTCAACCCGTCGACCCCGGGTTGGGCTCGCGCGCTCCGGACGGCACCGCCGTACACGGCCCGGCACATGCCGTGGTACGTGAACAGCGCCGAGCCCACGGCGGAAGAAGTTTTTTATCGGGTGCGGATGGACAGGGACGTCTCGCACTGGAACCGGGAAGACTGCCCCTATCCGCCGCAAAGGGCTTCGCCCGACGCCTCATTCGCAACCCGGCAGGAACTGTCCGATTTGGCCAGCGTAAATCGGACAGTTCCTGCCGGGTTGTGA
- the rplT gene encoding 50S ribosomal protein L20, with protein sequence MVRAGSGKTLAARRKRTRKLTKGFRLSRHNLYRQAISTLIRARAYAFRDRKAKKRQYRRLWIIRINAACRMRGLRYSEFIHGLQRALVVLDRKSLSEIAIHDPAAFDQLVELAKKNLHPDLAKQHAAAAKA encoded by the coding sequence ATGGTTCGCGCAGGGAGCGGGAAGACGCTGGCCGCACGGCGGAAGCGCACGCGGAAGTTGACCAAAGGGTTTCGCCTCAGCCGCCACAACCTGTACCGGCAGGCGATCTCCACGCTGATCCGGGCCCGGGCGTACGCGTTCCGGGACCGCAAGGCCAAGAAGCGGCAGTACCGCCGGCTCTGGATCATCCGCATCAACGCCGCCTGCCGGATGCGCGGCCTGCGGTACAGCGAGTTCATCCACGGGCTGCAACGGGCGCTGGTCGTCCTGGACCGCAAGTCGCTGTCCGAGATCGCCATCCACGACCCGGCCGCGTTCGACCAACTCGTCGAACTGGCCAAGAAGAACCTCCACCCGGACCTCGCCAAGCAACACGCGGCCGCCGCCAAGGCGTAG
- the rpmI gene encoding 50S ribosomal protein L35, with amino-acid sequence MAKKNKTNKSVKKRMKATGSGNLAHATPGKRHLNAHMTAKRRRQLRRGGVVTGATVKKYLIAMGEY; translated from the coding sequence GTGGCCAAGAAGAACAAGACGAACAAGAGCGTCAAGAAGCGGATGAAAGCGACCGGGAGCGGCAATCTTGCGCACGCGACCCCCGGCAAGCGGCACTTGAACGCCCACATGACCGCCAAGCGGCGGCGGCAACTCCGCCGCGGCGGGGTCGTCACCGGGGCGACCGTCAAGAAGTACCTGATCGCGATGGGCGAGTACTAA